ATCTTCCCCTTCTACAATGGTCATCCCATAGCCGGTTGTATGTACAACAAGGCTGGAGTTGGAGAAGCGTTGTAGTCTAACACCCATTAGTCTGACCAGTGTCTGGAAGATGGGGGGGTGTGACATTATTGTGGGGGTGAGTAGATGTTAGGGGGTGGAAAAAAGGGGGTTTGGCAAGGGCAATGAAAAGTTAATATCCAATGGCCTTTGGGGACGAAAATTAGAGATAATTGGGACTAACTTGCAATTATGGGCTAAATTCTGGGCCAATATGTCTAAAATCATCGTGATGGTGCATGGCATTTCCGACACTGGTGATGTCTTCCAGTCTCTTGCTAGCCATCTTCAAAAACAGGGTTACCAAACCTACGCACCAGACTTGACACCTAGTTATGGACTAGAAGATTTAACAAAACTTGCCATCAAACTTAAACACTACATAGACACCACTATACCCAGGGGGAGTATTAACCTCCTGGGTTTTAGCATGGGGGGATTGGTTACACGTTACTATCTCCAGAGACTTAATGGGATTGAGAGGGTTAAAAAGTATATTACCATTTCTGCGCCCAACAATGGCACCATAACGGCTTATTTTCTCCCCTTTGCCGGGGTTGTCCAGATGCGTCCCAACAGCAATTTTCTCAATGACTTAAACCAAGATAGACACTACCAGTTGGGGAGTTTGGAGATACTAAACCTTTGGACACCCTTTGA
This Geminocystis sp. M7585_C2015_104 DNA region includes the following protein-coding sequences:
- a CDS encoding alpha/beta fold hydrolase — protein: MSKIIVMVHGISDTGDVFQSLASHLQKQGYQTYAPDLTPSYGLEDLTKLAIKLKHYIDTTIPRGSINLLGFSMGGLVTRYYLQRLNGIERVKKYITISAPNNGTITAYFLPFAGVVQMRPNSNFLNDLNQDRHYQLGSLEILNLWTPFDMTIIPAKSSLMGLGLEKSIPVWTHRWMLEDKRVFAQITQFLAAPNT